One window from the genome of Pseudanabaena yagii GIHE-NHR1 encodes:
- a CDS encoding response regulator produces MSISHKQSFFRNIPLRWILIVPFVMQIVVAVGLVSYLSYRSGHNAVNSLANRLQTEISTRVVEKTTTYLQAIDQVNKNNISALRLGKWSFNDFPSQERQAWEQMQLSAFAKITIIGFGTPLGGHRSVELLQNGTLVMRAAPNGGGDYISSTTNPDGSLAQSTQTNTYFDSRQRPWFQVAVKAKKAAWTIVYPHIYTGELLVALAEPIYDLKSGDLLGVTYGIRSLEDMSRFLRTINIKSGAVFMMERDGTLVATSAEKPYQVIPNIKAQKLLKAFNSPSFLISDTAKFLRDRFGDLANIHKPERLDFSSNNEHYFVSITPYQDGQGLNWLIVTVVPESEFMAEMRASTNQSINLIVITLLIATGIGLITTQWITAPIVRMRQSSKAMADGVWIESLPEDGLIAEINSLSASFNQMAEQLRQALAIKTVELQDKAYWLNTLVEAVPDAIFMKDGEGKYLIVNRQGLNLFELPDDYFGKTDGDMARLDPFYHDALIYCALTDEIIWQQKEIAYVEEQVPQRDGTFRIFDVVKLPIFNPDGSRKGLVVIGRDISEKARIEAKRKQAEVDLKNKTEELDRFFSVALDLLCIANTDGYFLRLNRQWEHTLGYRLEDLEGRRFLDYVHPDDLNDTIKELTKLSHQENTLNFINRYRCFDGSYRWIEWRSFPVGNLVYSAARDITDRKQVEMSLAKAAIAADNANKAKSAFLANMSHEIRTPMNGVIGMAQILETTELTEEQADFVKTIKESGDALLVVLNDILDFSKIESGQLEIEAKSFDLEDVVSSICKLLESQASTKQIALNYAIATDVPKMVIGDPNRLRQILLNLVGNAVKFTKQGHISLSVTGQIFAIAGKPVLNKYQLNFAIADTGIGIPSDRIDKLFQPFTQADASISRKYGGTGLGLAISKRLIEMMDGTVWVESFGQVGGNPPLEWQSGRNHQGAIFHFTIVVALTDILSQPQLFAPAKKVLDVQMAAKSPLNILLVEDNPINQMIANLMLKKLGYQVDFANNGLEALQAATECRYDLILMDIQMPEMDGFTATKHIRENPQIADVKIVAMTANAMAEDRQACLDAGMDDYISKPITIESMTQLISKIQG; encoded by the coding sequence ATGAGCATTTCCCACAAACAATCGTTTTTCCGAAATATTCCATTACGCTGGATCTTAATAGTTCCTTTTGTGATGCAAATTGTTGTTGCCGTGGGTTTGGTAAGTTACCTATCCTATCGCAGTGGACATAATGCAGTGAATAGCCTCGCCAATAGGCTCCAAACAGAAATTAGTACCCGTGTAGTTGAAAAAACAACAACCTATCTTCAGGCAATTGATCAAGTTAATAAAAACAATATCAGTGCTCTTCGCCTTGGTAAATGGAGCTTTAATGATTTTCCTAGCCAAGAGCGACAGGCATGGGAACAAATGCAACTTAGCGCCTTCGCCAAAATTACGATCATTGGATTTGGCACACCTTTAGGTGGACATCGATCAGTTGAGCTTTTGCAAAATGGAACCTTGGTAATGCGGGCGGCTCCTAATGGAGGAGGTGACTATATTAGCTCTACCACTAATCCCGATGGTTCATTAGCCCAATCTACACAAACGAATACTTACTTTGATTCTCGTCAGCGTCCTTGGTTCCAAGTAGCAGTCAAAGCCAAGAAAGCTGCATGGACAATTGTATATCCACACATCTATACAGGAGAATTGTTAGTTGCGCTTGCGGAGCCGATCTATGACCTAAAAAGTGGTGATTTGTTAGGTGTTACCTATGGCATACGCTCCCTTGAAGATATGAGTCGTTTTTTGCGAACCATTAACATCAAATCAGGGGCAGTGTTTATGATGGAACGGGATGGAACCTTAGTCGCCACCTCGGCAGAAAAGCCATACCAAGTTATTCCAAACATCAAAGCACAAAAGCTCCTCAAAGCTTTTAATAGTCCCAGTTTTTTGATCAGTGATACGGCTAAATTTTTACGCGATCGCTTTGGTGATTTGGCAAATATTCATAAACCAGAAAGACTTGATTTTTCTAGTAATAACGAACATTATTTTGTCAGTATTACTCCTTATCAGGATGGGCAAGGCTTGAATTGGCTGATTGTGACGGTTGTGCCCGAATCAGAGTTTATGGCGGAAATGCGAGCGAGTACCAATCAATCAATTAACTTGATTGTGATCACATTATTAATCGCTACAGGGATTGGACTTATTACGACTCAGTGGATTACAGCGCCGATTGTGCGGATGCGTCAATCTAGTAAAGCAATGGCAGATGGCGTATGGATAGAATCTTTACCTGAAGATGGTTTAATCGCGGAGATAAATTCTTTATCTGCCTCCTTTAATCAAATGGCTGAACAATTGAGACAGGCGCTAGCTATCAAAACTGTGGAATTGCAAGATAAAGCTTATTGGCTAAATACTCTAGTGGAAGCTGTTCCCGATGCGATTTTCATGAAGGATGGTGAAGGTAAATATTTAATCGTTAATCGTCAAGGTCTAAATCTGTTTGAGCTTCCAGATGATTATTTTGGCAAAACCGATGGGGATATGGCAAGGTTAGATCCGTTCTATCATGATGCTTTAATTTACTGTGCGCTCACTGATGAAATTATTTGGCAACAGAAAGAGATCGCTTATGTGGAAGAGCAAGTTCCTCAACGTGATGGCACATTTCGCATTTTTGATGTCGTCAAATTACCCATTTTTAATCCCGATGGTAGCCGTAAAGGGCTAGTTGTTATTGGTAGAGATATTAGCGAAAAGGCACGGATTGAGGCTAAACGCAAACAAGCAGAAGTTGATCTTAAGAACAAGACGGAAGAGTTAGATCGCTTCTTTTCAGTTGCCCTAGATTTGCTCTGTATTGCCAATACTGATGGTTATTTTCTCCGCCTCAATCGTCAATGGGAACACACGCTCGGCTATCGCCTAGAAGATCTTGAAGGGCGTAGATTCCTTGATTATGTACATCCAGACGATCTCAACGATACGATTAAAGAACTCACTAAATTATCTCATCAGGAAAACACTTTAAACTTTATTAATCGTTATCGTTGTTTTGATGGTTCCTATCGCTGGATTGAATGGCGCTCTTTTCCTGTGGGCAACCTTGTTTATTCAGCCGCCAGAGATATTACCGATCGCAAACAGGTAGAAATGTCATTGGCAAAGGCGGCTATTGCTGCTGACAATGCCAATAAGGCTAAGAGTGCATTCCTTGCCAATATGAGTCATGAAATTCGTACACCGATGAATGGTGTGATTGGCATGGCACAGATTCTCGAAACCACTGAACTTACGGAAGAACAAGCGGATTTTGTCAAAACTATCAAAGAAAGTGGGGATGCGCTCTTGGTTGTGCTCAATGACATCCTTGACTTCTCCAAAATTGAGTCAGGACAGTTAGAAATAGAAGCGAAGTCTTTTGATTTGGAAGATGTGGTCAGTTCTATATGCAAGTTACTAGAAAGCCAAGCATCTACTAAACAAATTGCACTGAATTATGCGATCGCCACAGATGTTCCGAAGATGGTCATCGGCGATCCTAATCGACTCCGTCAAATTCTCTTAAATCTGGTTGGCAATGCCGTTAAATTTACGAAACAGGGGCATATTTCGTTATCAGTGACTGGTCAGATTTTCGCCATAGCTGGTAAACCTGTATTAAATAAATATCAGTTAAATTTTGCGATCGCTGATACAGGCATCGGCATCCCTAGCGATCGCATTGATAAGTTATTTCAACCATTCACCCAAGCCGATGCTTCCATTAGTCGTAAATATGGCGGTACTGGTTTGGGACTTGCCATTAGCAAACGGCTAATCGAAATGATGGATGGTACAGTTTGGGTCGAAAGTTTTGGACAAGTAGGGGGCAATCCACCCTTAGAGTGGCAATCTGGACGCAATCATCAAGGCGCGATCTTTCACTTTACGATCGTTGTAGCACTCACTGATATTCTGTCTCAACCCCAGTTATTTGCCCCAGCCAAGAAAGTCCTTGATGTCCAGATGGCGGCAAAATCCCCCTTAAATATTTTGCTGGTGGAGGACAATCCCATTAATCAGATGATCGCCAACTTAATGCTGAAAAAACTGGGCTATCAAGTTGACTTCGCCAACAATGGCTTAGAGGCTTTGCAAGCCGCTACTGAATGCCGCTATGATCTGATCCTCATGGATATCCAAATGCCTGAAATGGATGGATTTACAGCGACTAAGCACATTCGTGAAAACCCTCAGATTGCTGATGTGAAGATTGTTGCTATGACCGCTAATGCAATGGCTGAGGATCGCCAAGCTTGTTTGGATGCAGGCATGGATGACTACATCAGTAAACCCATTACCATCGAAAGTATGACGCAACTGATTAGCAAGATTCAGGGATAA
- the mazE gene encoding type II toxin-antitoxin system MazE family antitoxin, with amino-acid sequence MVKITISLEEEILQFLDQLAQGNRSAYINSLLAQQRRQAIKAEMIAALLKDAEDQEYLAEIELWDHVAGDGIDASK; translated from the coding sequence ATGGTTAAGATTACAATTTCCTTAGAAGAAGAAATTCTTCAGTTTCTAGATCAGTTGGCGCAGGGAAACCGTAGTGCCTACATAAATTCCTTACTTGCACAGCAACGCCGTCAAGCGATCAAAGCAGAAATGATCGCGGCTTTACTAAAAGATGCAGAAGATCAAGAGTATTTAGCAGAAATTGAGCTGTGGGATCATGTTGCTGGAGATGGGATAGATGCCTCAAAGTAA
- a CDS encoding DUF3352 domain-containing protein: MKIKPVFAGIAVLGALLLVLSLTTIAKVFAANPRDLLAGVKTQPQAVQLLPKRSPLFVSFLANPEKLGLFTQLAAKPSDRGDVRHELANLKQQLQQNWLLDYERDIQPWLDQEITLAVTDVDLDHQSANGLQIGYLLALKAKDVDLAKTTIDAFWQELAVNGSDLGFEQYQGVSILNTSFAENRPAIAGTILDKFVLFANDVRVLRQAIDDLKDPSLALPSLEHYRDRLAQINKGKIAVAYANLGELGEDLPQASLLMSLGLDKAGIRAKTLWHEERSPQSVADVTEPNASAPSSLSKPATKPSSKSSTNIATALPSGNAVIIGKNLGETLKGFQTSLPPEWLKVITKAIAPIPLNQDAVAWAQDDFAITLFPQRNAQPTITPDWLLVAKVNDAKASATAIASLDDLARKQLTVGEITLKNQPVTVWTKLSASLNTSSGSPNNADVSGQVVAVHAQTSNYIYLSNSLPSLELALTLKNNQAIASSQNFKTITAKLPRDYKAYGYLAQKVNLDWLETISSDIKIQEISSKISHSPLASIFKHIEMVGFASNSIPNNIENSELFVNLN; this comes from the coding sequence ATGAAAATCAAACCTGTTTTTGCGGGAATTGCTGTACTTGGTGCTTTGCTCTTGGTTTTAAGTTTGACGACGATCGCTAAGGTATTTGCAGCAAATCCAAGGGATCTATTAGCAGGAGTCAAAACTCAGCCTCAAGCGGTACAACTATTGCCCAAGCGATCGCCTTTATTTGTCTCATTTTTGGCTAATCCAGAGAAATTAGGATTATTCACACAGTTAGCGGCAAAACCTAGCGATCGCGGCGATGTGCGTCATGAATTAGCAAACCTCAAGCAGCAATTACAACAAAACTGGTTATTGGACTATGAACGCGATATTCAGCCTTGGCTGGATCAAGAGATCACCCTAGCCGTTACCGATGTTGATCTCGATCATCAGTCTGCTAATGGTTTACAAATAGGATATCTGCTTGCTTTGAAAGCCAAAGATGTTGATTTGGCGAAGACGACAATTGATGCTTTTTGGCAAGAGTTGGCGGTGAATGGTTCCGATCTAGGATTTGAGCAATATCAGGGTGTATCGATTTTAAATACGAGTTTTGCGGAAAATCGACCTGCGATCGCGGGGACAATTTTAGACAAATTTGTACTATTTGCGAATGATGTGCGGGTATTACGCCAAGCGATCGATGACTTGAAAGATCCTAGTTTAGCGTTGCCCAGTCTTGAGCATTATCGCGATCGCCTTGCCCAAATCAATAAGGGTAAAATTGCCGTTGCTTATGCCAATTTAGGAGAGCTAGGTGAAGATTTGCCACAGGCAAGTTTGTTAATGAGCCTCGGTTTAGACAAGGCAGGTATCAGAGCCAAAACTCTATGGCATGAAGAGCGATCGCCTCAGTCTGTGGCAGATGTTACCGAGCCTAATGCCTCTGCACCATCATCCCTCTCCAAACCAGCGACAAAGCCCTCCTCTAAATCTAGTACTAATATCGCGACCGCCCTACCTTCGGGAAATGCGGTGATTATTGGTAAAAATCTAGGTGAAACTTTGAAAGGATTCCAAACGTCCCTTCCTCCAGAATGGCTCAAGGTAATTACCAAAGCGATCGCTCCTATTCCATTAAATCAAGATGCTGTGGCATGGGCACAGGATGACTTTGCGATTACTTTATTCCCTCAGCGTAATGCTCAGCCTACTATTACCCCAGACTGGTTACTAGTGGCTAAGGTGAATGATGCCAAAGCCTCCGCAACAGCGATCGCTTCTCTCGATGATCTGGCAAGAAAGCAACTCACTGTGGGTGAAATCACCCTCAAAAATCAGCCAGTTACTGTCTGGACAAAGCTGAGTGCTAGTCTCAATACTTCTTCAGGTTCTCCTAACAATGCCGATGTGTCAGGACAGGTAGTGGCAGTCCATGCTCAAACTTCCAATTATATTTATCTATCTAATTCACTTCCATCATTGGAATTAGCATTAACTCTCAAAAACAACCAAGCGATCGCTTCGTCTCAGAACTTTAAAACTATCACAGCAAAATTACCACGCGATTATAAAGCCTACGGATATCTTGCTCAGAAGGTTAATTTGGATTGGTTAGAGACTATTTCTTCTGATATAAAAATTCAAGAAATTTCTTCAAAGATCAGCCATTCTCCGCTTGCATCAATTTTTAAACATATAGAAATGGTAGGCTTTGCGAGCAATAGTATTCCAAATAATATAGAGAATAGTGAACTTTTTGTTAATCTTAATTAA
- a CDS encoding sensor domain-containing diguanylate cyclase translates to MAVKRQERQSRDCKIPLQWILLLPFAMQLIGTIALLTTLGNYYWTFLICGVMLLLSMAFGVFANRWIRQEIEHIEISLKASHKKYKTLFELLPIGISITDPEGNLIAGNLASEKILKVPNQELTSRTYDSPEWQIVRFDGSPMPSNEYASVRALAENREIDNVRMGLFDDHGNVRWLSVSAAPIHLEGYGVAIAYVDISVLKHTEEALRQSEARLQAFLDNAPTPIAIKDLEGTYLSVNQEFTYWMQTSYEAVIGKKDYDIFSHDSVKRVRDMELQAIFEGIAVSFEETVHLPNGQRTFIITKFPLMDVHDKPYAVAGIYLDISDRKQGEMELAYSRDLQAAIYNGSADAIFLVDPLSLLVFDCNQQAIIMFEADSKQELIGIEGRTLQKREFTDAEIDAITDDVETFGVWSREVEYITKKGRYFWGNLAVTRITVASQEINLVRVTDISDRKYAETVLKESEALFQRITTISPEVIYIVVRHGDGSINFEYVNAAIEELLGMSIEDFMSMPNIHRFIFHPDDFESFERELNHSMQTMDIFRHEWRIITSQKQVKWVKSQARPERRENGDIAWYGFAIDVSERKQTEIALASAESNLRNINQELERLINLDGLTQIANRRCFNDRILLEWQRLHRDHQPLSLLMFDVDYFKLYNDRYGHQMGDECLIKIAQTVDDLMRRPADLVARYGGEEFIIILPNTKAEGAIVVAELVHQAIQKLQIPHQDSTVSDIVTISMGIACDLPKLERSPYVLISQADHALYEAKQQGRNRSVLFVE, encoded by the coding sequence ATGGCAGTCAAACGACAAGAAAGGCAATCGCGTGATTGTAAGATTCCTCTGCAATGGATCCTGTTACTTCCATTTGCGATGCAATTGATTGGGACAATTGCCTTACTCACAACGCTAGGAAATTATTACTGGACATTTCTAATCTGTGGCGTAATGCTCCTGCTATCTATGGCTTTTGGTGTTTTCGCCAACCGATGGATTAGGCAAGAGATTGAGCATATTGAGATTTCTCTGAAGGCATCACACAAAAAATATAAGACGCTCTTTGAGCTTTTACCCATAGGAATTTCTATTACCGATCCTGAAGGAAACCTCATAGCAGGTAATCTTGCATCGGAGAAGATTTTAAAAGTTCCTAATCAAGAGCTAACATCACGTACCTATGATTCTCCTGAATGGCAGATTGTGAGGTTTGATGGCTCACCTATGCCTAGTAATGAATATGCTAGTGTTAGAGCCTTAGCGGAAAATCGCGAAATCGACAATGTTCGGATGGGACTGTTCGATGATCATGGTAATGTGCGTTGGTTAAGTGTGAGTGCAGCTCCAATTCATCTAGAGGGCTATGGAGTAGCGATCGCCTATGTGGATATCAGCGTGCTCAAACATACTGAAGAAGCGCTGCGCCAAAGTGAAGCAAGATTACAGGCTTTTTTAGATAATGCTCCAACCCCAATTGCGATCAAGGATTTGGAGGGAACCTACTTATCGGTTAACCAAGAATTTACCTATTGGATGCAGACTTCCTATGAAGCGGTCATTGGTAAAAAGGACTACGATATCTTTTCCCACGACTCAGTAAAAAGAGTTCGCGATATGGAACTGCAAGCGATTTTTGAGGGTATTGCGGTTAGTTTTGAAGAAACTGTGCATTTGCCTAATGGTCAACGCACTTTCATCATCACCAAGTTCCCGCTTATGGATGTTCATGATAAGCCGTATGCAGTAGCGGGGATTTATCTCGATATTAGCGATCGCAAACAAGGAGAAATGGAACTTGCCTATAGTCGCGATCTGCAAGCTGCTATTTACAACGGTTCTGCCGATGCTATTTTTTTAGTCGATCCCTTGAGTTTACTGGTGTTTGATTGCAATCAACAAGCAATCATCATGTTTGAAGCCGATAGTAAACAAGAACTAATAGGCATTGAAGGAAGAACCTTACAAAAGCGTGAATTTACTGATGCCGAAATCGATGCCATTACAGATGATGTCGAGACATTCGGTGTATGGAGTCGCGAAGTTGAATACATCACGAAAAAAGGGAGATATTTTTGGGGAAATCTCGCGGTTACAAGAATTACAGTTGCCTCTCAAGAAATCAACCTAGTTCGTGTCACAGATATTAGCGATCGCAAATATGCAGAAACTGTTCTGAAAGAAAGTGAAGCTTTATTCCAGAGGATTACGACGATCTCTCCTGAAGTCATCTACATAGTTGTGCGACATGGTGACGGTAGTATCAATTTTGAATATGTGAATGCCGCGATCGAGGAACTATTGGGAATGAGCATTGAAGACTTCATGTCTATGCCCAATATCCATAGATTCATTTTTCACCCTGATGATTTCGAGTCGTTTGAGAGAGAACTAAACCATAGTATGCAAACCATGGATATTTTTCGCCATGAGTGGCGCATTATCACATCCCAAAAACAAGTTAAATGGGTCAAGTCTCAAGCTCGTCCAGAACGTCGTGAAAATGGTGATATTGCTTGGTATGGTTTTGCGATCGATGTAAGTGAGCGCAAACAAACAGAAATTGCCCTTGCATCGGCTGAATCCAATCTGCGAAATATCAATCAAGAACTAGAAAGATTAATTAATCTTGATGGTCTCACCCAAATTGCGAATCGTCGCTGTTTTAACGATCGCATACTTCTTGAATGGCAAAGATTGCATCGTGATCACCAGCCACTGTCTCTATTGATGTTTGATGTGGATTATTTCAAGCTCTATAACGATCGCTATGGGCATCAAATGGGGGATGAATGTCTAATTAAAATTGCTCAAACCGTTGATGATTTAATGCGCCGTCCCGCTGACTTGGTAGCTCGCTATGGTGGCGAAGAATTTATCATAATTTTGCCTAATACCAAAGCTGAGGGAGCGATCGTTGTTGCTGAGCTTGTTCATCAGGCAATTCAAAAACTGCAAATCCCTCATCAAGATTCTACGGTGAGTGATATTGTGACAATTAGTATGGGAATTGCTTGCGATCTTCCGAAATTAGAGCGATCGCCTTATGTATTGATTAGTCAAGCTGATCACGCCCTTTATGAAGCGAAACAGCAAGGAAGGAATCGATCAGTTCTATTTGTGGAATAG
- a CDS encoding type II toxin-antitoxin system PemK/MazF family toxin gives MPQSKLTYQRGEIRWVKLDPTVGAEAQKTRSCLILQNDIMNQYGLLTIVMPFRPGQKQAPYVVNVKASQINGLDQDRYIDVGQIRSVDHQRILGLVGILEPEYWKSIQISLNIVLGFLD, from the coding sequence ATGCCTCAAAGTAAACTTACTTATCAAAGAGGTGAGATTCGATGGGTAAAACTTGATCCAACCGTAGGTGCTGAGGCACAAAAAACAAGATCCTGTCTAATTCTTCAGAATGACATCATGAATCAGTACGGATTGCTAACTATTGTTATGCCCTTTCGCCCAGGACAAAAACAAGCCCCCTATGTGGTAAATGTTAAAGCCTCACAGATTAATGGTTTAGACCAAGACCGTTATATTGATGTGGGGCAGATTCGTTCTGTTGATCATCAAAGAATCTTGGGTTTAGTAGGAATTTTAGAACCAGAATATTGGAAATCAATTCAGATATCTTTAAATATAGTTCTAGGATTTCTAGATTGA